Sequence from the Arcobacter sp. CECT 8986 genome:
TGGATTTTTAAATCTCCTTTTAGACCTACTGTTTTTCCAAGTTTTGCTACGTAAATTTTATCTTTAGACATGTTTTGTTATTTTTAGTTTGATAACACTTGTATCTTATAAGATACACCATCTTTTGCTTTACAACCATTTGCCATTACTTTAAGTGCATTAATCATATTACCATTTTTACCAATTAATTTACCAATATCAGCGCTATTAGCTTTAATTGTTATTTCTGTAAATGTATCATCGATTTTCTCTTCTGATACATTTACTTCTTCTGGTTTACTTACGATTAATTTGGCATAGTTTTCTATAAAATTTACTATCATGTGAATATGCTAAATTATTTAGCAGCTAATTTTTTAACTTTTTCAGAAGGTTTAGCTCCAACACTTAGCCAATAGTTGTATCTTTCTTCATCAATTTTTAAAACTTTTGGTTCAGATACTGGGTTGTAGTAACCAATTGATTCAATCCATCCTGAATCTCTTCTTTTTCTTGAATCTGTTACAACGATTCTATAAAATGGTTTTTTGTTTCTACCCATTCTTGTTAATCTAATTACTGTCATTTATTTTTCCTTTTAATTTTATGTTTATAGTATTGAATTCTAAACTCAAATATTAAGTTTACAATTCAATACTACAACTGATTATATCTCTATCTAGGGATTTTTGGCATTCCACCAGGTCCCATTTGAGACAACATATTTTGTAAACCTTTCATTCCACCTTTTGATGAAAGTTTCTTAGCCATTTTAGAAGCATTTTTAAATTGCTTTAAAATTTTATTAACTTGTACTTCTGATAAACCAGAACCAGTAGCAATTCTTTTCTTTCTACTTGGATTAATTAAACTTGGTTGTTCTCTCTCTTTTTGAGTCATAGAGCCAATCATAGCTTTAATTCTTTTTATTTCATCAGAGTTTTCAAAATCCATATCTTTTAATGGTCCAGCCATTTGAGAAAGACCAGGAATCATTCCAATGATTGATTTCATTGAACCTAATTTACTCATCATTGCAAGTTGTTCTAAAAAGTCATTAAAGTTAAATTCACCTTTTTTTATCTTTTTAGTAACTTCTTTTGCTTTTTTCTCATCTATTACTGCTGAAGTTTTTTCTGCAAGTCCTTCAATATCTCCTAAACCTAAAAGTCTAGAAACAATTCTATCAGGAATAAAAACTTCTAAATCTGGCATTTTTTCACCAATACCAATAAATCTTAATGGAACTCCTACTTGATGAGCAATTGAAAGAGCAACCCCACCTTTTGTGTCACCATCATATTTTGATAAAATAACTCCATCAATTCCGATTTTTTCTTTAAATGTTTCTGCTGTTTTAGTTGCATCATGACCAGTTAAAGAATCAGCAACATAGAATATCTCGTCAGGTTGGATAGAATCTCTTACATTTGCAAGTTGAGTCATTAACTCTTCATCAATTGCTAATCGACCAGCTGTATCTATTAATAAAACATCATAAAGATCTTTTTTTGCTTTTTCTTGTGCTGCTTTTGCTATTTTTACAGGATCTGTTTCATTATCATCAAAATAGATATCAACTTCAACTTGTGCAGCAATTTGTTTAAGTTGTTCAACCGCTGCTAATCTTTGTAAGTCACAAGCTGCAACTAATACTTTTTTCTTTCTTGTTTTTAAATAGTTTGCTAATTTACCTGTTGTTGTTGTTTTACCAGAACCTTGAAGTCCTGTCATTAATATTGTTGTTGGAGGAGTGTTTGAAAATACGAAACCTTGGTTACCCTCAGTTGTAAGAACTTTTGTTAATTGATTTTTAAGTGCATTTACAAAAGAGTCTTGTCCTATTCCATTCTTTTTTGTTTCTAATTCAACTTCTGTAACTAACTCTTTTGTTGTTTTATGGTGAATATCAGCTTTTAATAAAGACTTTTTTAATTCTGCCGTTGCTTTTTTTAATGCTGCTGCATCATCTTGATGTCTAATTTTATTAATTGCGTTTTTCAGTGAGCCTGTTATTGAATCAAACAAAATAAATCTCCAAACTTTTTTAAATTTTGTGGATTTTACTGTTTGTTAACTTTAAAGTAGTTTAAAAGGGGTATACTTTAAGTTTAATTTTATTTTTATAGTTTTACAAATCCCTAAATTAAGGGATTTGTATTTTTTAAGAAGCTTAAATTTTAATTAAAGTCAAACACTTTAAATTCTTTTGGTTCAGGTGCTTCAAATGTATAATCTAAGATTTTAGTAATTTTTGAATGTAATAACACTCTATTAACATTAGGATTAGTTTTTCCATAAATTCCATCACCAATAATTGGAAAACCAATATGATTTAAATGTACTCTAATTTGGTGTGTTCTACCTGTATCAATTACCACTTTTATTTTTGATTTATGACCTTCAACAAACATGGGATATACAGTAGTAGTTGCAGGCTTACCTTTTTTATCAATTTTTGATTTGGCAACACCTTTATTTTTAATTGTTAAAATTGGTTTATCAACTACAACTTCATCAATAACTTTACCTTCAACAATTGCAACATACTCTTTATATACTCTGTTTTCTTTAAACTCTTTAATAGCTTTTTTTTGAAAGTCTTCATTTTTAGCAAAAAGCATTACACCACTTGTCTCTTTATCTAATCTATTTAATAAAAAGAAATCTTCATATTTTTTTTGAATCTCATCAGTTGTCATATATGCAGGTTTATCAATTGCTAATATATCATCATCTTGAAATATAATATCTATTTTTGCAAGTTTTTTTACAGTGAATTTTGTATTCTCTTTTATTTCACCTCTTGCAATTAAAATCTTTTTTCCATTAGCTCTTACTAATCCTCTATCTATTAACTCTTTTGCTTTTGAGTTTGAGATTCTCTCTTGTTTTGCTAAAAGTTTGTACGCTTTATCATACATTATTTAATTCCTTTATAATAGGCTCTAAAGAGCCTGCTTTTGCTAATTTTGGTTTTTTTAATTCATTACATTTTGATAAATACTCTTTTAATTGATTATTTTCAATAATATAATAATTATCAATACATTCAAAAAGTGATTTTTGATTAAAAATCTCTTTACCACTTATTATTTTACATCCAAAAAATGCAGGCTCTACTGGATTGTGTCCACCAATTTTTTCAAATGCACCACCTAGTATCACAACATCGGAAATTGCATAAATATTATTTAGCTCTCCCATTTTATCTACAAGAATTATATCAGAATTAAAGTCTTCTTGTTGTGAAAATCTATGATGTTTAAGATTATTCTTTTTACAAAAATTTTCTATTAGTTTATTTACTTTTTCAAATCTTTCTGGATGCCTTGGAACAATCACTAACTTACCAAATTTTCTATCATAAGAATTTAGTATTAACTCTTCCTCATTTTCATGAGTACTTCCAGCAGTAATTAATGTCTCACTAACTTTTTCAAACTTTTTTGTAATTTTTGGAAGTTGAGCAAGTTTGATATTTCCAATCACTTCAATATTTTTTGCACCTAAATACTCAAGTCTTTGCTTATCAACTTCACTTTGTGCAAATACTTTATCAATGTTTTTAAAAATAAACTTATAAAACCATCTCATTTTTTTATATGAGTTATATGATTTGTCTGAAATTCTTGCATTTATCAAAAAGGTTTTTGCTTTTTTTCTTTTTGCACATAAAAATAACATAAACCAAAGTTCTGCTTCCATTACAACTAATGCTTTTTGTCTATTAATCCAAAATGGCAAAAATATTTCATATGGTAAATATCTTACATTACTTGAATGCTTTGAAGCTTCTTCAAATCCTGTATTTGTTATCACTGATAGATTACAATCACTAAACTCATTAATTAAAGGTTTTATTGCAATTGTTTCACCCATTGAACAACTATGAAACCATATTTTATCTCTGTTTTCAAATTTTGGATTATTTTTTAAAAAAAATTTTGCTGGGATTGCTATTTGATACTTTTTATTTCTTAATTTTAATAAAATAAGAGGCATAGCAATTATATAAATAATAACTGCTAATATATAATAAAAAAATGAAAAGAGGCTCAAGATTAAGCCTCTACAGTTTCATCTTCTTTATAAAGGATTCTTCCACAATGAGGACAATTTATTATCTCATCTGATTTAATAACTTCTGCATAAGTTTTGTCATTAATTTTCATAAAACATCCATAACAAGCTTGTTTTTTAACTGGAACAACAGCAGTATCTTTTGCCCATCTTTTAATTTTTTCATAGAAAGTTAAAATTTTGTTATCAAATTTTTCTAAAAGTTCACTTCTATCTTGATAAACAGAATTTCTCTCTTTATTAATGTCTTCAATTTTTTCATCAACAGCAACTTGAATCTCTTTAATTGATTCTTCTTCTTCTGTTAATTTTTCTTGAAACTCTTTTAATTGAGCCTCTTTTTCTTCTGTAATTTCATCAAGTCTTTCAATCTCTTCATTTGCAAAAGAGATTTGCTCTTTTGTAATTTCTTCTTCTAATTGTAACGCTTTTAACTCTTTTTCATTTTGAACTTCATTATGTTTTCTTGAAATATCATCTAACTTAGTTTTTAATTCTGCTAAGTGAATGTTATTTTTAGTTCTTTTTGATTTAACATCATCAATTTGTGCATATGTATCATTAATTGATGTTTTAATAGCTTCTGCTGTCTCTACAAAAGTAGCTAATTTTGCTTTTTCATTCTCAATTTGAGGTTCAAACATACTAATTTTAGTATCAAACTTAGATAATTTAACTAGATCCTCTAAATATTTATTCAACTGTTTCTCCTTGTATACAAAACTTAAATGGATTTTTCGAAGCTGATATTATAGCTTTTAATTTATTTTTTTTCAAATTTTTTTCTAATAGTCCCATTAAAAGGGTATTAAAATACTTTTCACTTTCATAATGTCTTATATCAATTAAAGATATTCCTCTAGATTTTGCATCCATTGCTTCATGATACTTAATATCACCAGTTAAATAACAATCCGCATCTACTTCACTTAATAAAGACATACCAGCACCAGTAACTATTCCTACTTTTTTTACTACTTGATTACACTTTACAACATTAGTTGATTTAATTCCTAATTTAGATGTAATATCTTTTGCAAAAGTATCAAAATCTTTATCTACATTTGCATAAAGTATAAAATCGTTTATGTCATCTTTTTCTATTACATCTAATTTCAAAACCTCTTTTGCAACATACTCATTTAGATGAGTTTTATCAATGTTTGTATGCATTGAGATTAAAGATATATTTTTTTTGATTAGTACTCTTAATAACTTAGTACAATAATCATCAAAATTTATCTTTTTAAGAGGAGAAAAGATTAATGGATGATGAGTGATAATAAGAGAATTTTCATCTACTTCATCTAAAAACTCTTCATCCAAATCAATACTTATATATACTTTTTCTACTTCATCTTCTTTATTACCAACTAATAGTCCACTATTGTCCCATTTTTCTTGTAAATAAAAAGGTGAAATCTTATCTAAAATATTATAAATATCAATTACTTTCAATTTATCTTCCAACTCTTTTTAATCTATCTTGTTCTTGTTCTTTGTATAAAACTGCACAACCTTGCGCTAATTCTCTTACTTTTAAAATATAATTTTGTCTTTCAGTAACAGAAATTGCTTTTCTTGCATCTAAAGTATTAAATGCATGAGAAGCTAACATACATTGGTCATATGCAGGTAAAGGAAGTCCTGCTTCAAGACAAGATTTACACTCATTGAAAGCATCATCAAAATGTTTAAACAACATTTCAGTATTTGCTACTTCAAAGTTGTATTTAGAGAATTCGTACTCTCCTTCTTTATGAACATCCGCATATGTTGTTTTTCCATGTTTATTTTCATTCCAAACAATATCAAATACAGAATCAACACCTTGTAAATACATTGCAAGTCTTTCAGTACCATAAGTAATTTCAACTGCAACAGGGTCACAAGCTAATCCACCAACTTGTTGGAAATATGTAAATTGAGTAACTTCCATACCATCTAGCCATACTTCCCAACCAAGTCCCCAAGCTCCAAGAGTTGGAGATTCCCAGTTATCTTCTACAAATCTAATATCATGTTTTGAAATATCTAATCCTAAATACTCCAATGATTGTAAATATAAATCTTGAATATTTTCTGGACTTGGTTTTATTAATACTTGGAATTGATAATAAGCTCCCAATCTATTTGGATTTTCTCCATATCTTCCATCTGTTGGTCTTCTACTTGGTGCAACATAAGCTGTACTCCAAGGTGTTGAGTCTAAACTTCTTAATAAAGTAGCTGGGTGAAATGTTCCTGCTCCTGCTGGAATATCATATGGTTGAACAATATTGCATCCTTGTTCAGCCCAGAATTGTTGAAGTTTTAATAACATATTTGAAAATGTAATCATCTATTTAATCCCTAATTCTTTATTTATTTTTTCTTTATCAAAACCACAGATCCAACGATTTCCTATTAAAACCACAGGAGCGCCATTACATCCATGCTTTTGACAATCTTTTAATGCTTGTTTGTTTCTTGATACGTCAATTTGATTGTATCTTATATTTTTAGATTTAAAGTAAGCTTTAGCCTTATCACACCATTTACAATTAGGTATAGTAAATAGTGCGACAGGTTTCATATTATAAAATAACTTCTATTTCTTTAGAATCTGCTTCAACAGCTTTTGACTTAACGATTCTATCTTCTTTAAGTTTAACTGCTAATTCTTTATCAGAAATTGCTAAAATTTGCATAGCTAAATATGCAGCATTAACAGCTCCTGCTTTACCTAAAGCAAGTGTAGCTACTGGCATACCAGAAGGCATTTGAACAGTAGAAAGCATTGCATCCATCCCATCCATTGCTCCACCTTTCATTGGAACACCAATAACAGGTTTAGTTGTAGTTGCAGCTAATGCACCAGCTAAGTGAGCAGCCATACCAGCAGCAGCGATAAATGCGATAGCACCTTTTTCTTCTGCATTTTTAACATACTCTTTAGTTCTTTCTGGACTTCTGTGAGCTGAAGAGATAATCATCTCATAATTTACATCAAATTTTTCAAATGTATCAGCACAGTTTTTCATAACTTCATAATCTGACTTACTTCCCATTATTATAGAAACAAAGCTCATTTTTTTCCTTATTAATTTTTTTGGTATTATATTTTATCTAATTTAATCTAATAGTTTTATAATCTTATCAACATTAATATTTTGCCAACTTTCAAACCTATTGAGTACTAAGGAACTCTCATCAAATTTAAAAAATGATAATTTTTTTGACTTATCATCTACTATAACTGTTTTTATATAGCTATAATTTTCTACTCTTTTTAATGGATTTTCCGTTGTAAATAAAACAATAGTTGGGATAAAAAAAACATCACTTATATGATACGTAGCAGTATCAACTGTAATAATATTATCCGCATTTGAAATAATATAAGCAAAATCTAGAAAACTTTTAGAATAGTTCGACACACTAACGAAGGCACTATCATTTATTCCATCTATATTTAAAGCACTTACAATAACATAATCATTTAACTTATCTAACAACTCTTTTACTATTTTACTTGAAATCTCTTTTGGAATAGATCTTTTTGCATCTGCTGAATAAGGATGAAATAAAAGGATTTTACCTTTTAATTTTAACTCTTCAAACTTTTCAACAAGTGATTTAGTAGGTTTATATCTACTTAAATCTAAAGTATTATATTTTCTTTCTTTTGTTATTTTTGTAAAGTCTATTCCAAATTTATAAAGCCAAGCATCTACATAGTTTAGTTCTTTATAATAAGCTTGTTTAGTCACCAAACTTGTATCAATAAAGTAATCATAATTAAATAATTTTTTCACACTCATTGATAAAGCTGAGACATTTGATATAAAATACTGATTTGAAAATATCTGTTTATCTCTTGTAAATTGTTTATTATCTGAAGAGTTTAAAAAGAGTTCTATTTTTACAGTCTTAAACTTCTTTTTAAGCTCTTCGTAGAGAATTCTTATTGCACTACACGAAGCAATCATCTCTCCAATATCAAAGCCCATATTTCCAATTATTGCTACTTTAATATCTTGCTTCAAGCTATTTTTTATTTCATCTTCTAATAAAACTTGATTATTGTCTAAAAACAGCGAAATATAATCTAACTTCTCACTATAATTGTTATTTTTTGTTTTAAGGATTTTTTTACTATTTGTAATATTTAAAAATTCATTTTTATTTTGTATTCCTAACTCTTTTGGAAAATACTCAAGACTTCTAACTCTTTTTTCAACAATAACTTTGGCTTGATATTTTTCTGATATTTGAGAAAAGACTTCTTTTAAGTCTTGAAAATCTTCATAAGTAGTTATATAAAGAGTATCATTTAGTAAATTTGATGGGTTCTTTAGTTTCACGTACGAAACTAAAGTTCCATCAGTAGTTTTAATATTAATATTTTCAGTAACTCTAAATATTACCATTAGTTATTTATAGTTTCCTCATCATTTTCAATACGTAACATCGTTAAATATGGAAGTTTTGAAGGTAATTGTATTTTATTTGTATTTCCACTGTGAACTGATTCTAACTCTTTATTTGTATCTGTTAAAATCTTTTTAAATACAACATAAAATTTTCCATCATCTTTTTTATAGATTTTTCCTATCTCATTGTCACACTCTTGGATATTTGCTCCAATTGGTGCAAATATTTCAATTTCATCTCCAGGATATGTTTTATATTTACAATAGAAGTGTTCTTCATCTTCTGTTACAAGCCCACTTACTTCATAACTTCCTTTACTTAATGCATACTCATGGTTTTGTGTATCATTTTTATCAAAAGGTCTATGAATTAAATATGCATCTGTAAAACCTCTATTTTTTGTAGTATATAACTCTTTTTGATATTTATTTGCATCAAATTTATCATCAAAATAATCATCAATTGCTTCTCTATAAGCATGAGCTGTAACTGCTGCATAATAAGGAGATTTTGTTCTTCCTTCAATTTTTACAGAATCAACAGCACCAGAGTCTAAAATCTCTTGCATATGTGAAGCTAAATTCATATCTTTTGAATTGAAGATATATGTACCAACACCTGGTTCTTCTTCCAATCTAAATAGAGTACTATGGTCTTCATTTGCTGCATATAAAGTATATTCAAATCTACAATCATTTGCACAACTTCCTCTATTTGGAACTCTTCCCATTTGAACAGCACTTACTAGACATCTTCCTGAGTATGCAAAACACATTGAACCATGTACAAAAATCTCAATTTCCATATCTGGTAGATGCTTTTTAATCTCTTTTACATCTTTTAATGATATTTCACGTGCAGCAATAATTCTTCTTACGCCCATATCCCAGAAAACTTGAGCATCAAGATAATTTAATACATTTGCTTGTGTTGATAAATGTATTGGAATTTGAGGAGCTATTTCTCTACAAAGCCTAACAACACCAGGTGCAGCTACAATAAAAGCATCTGGCTCTAGTTCAGCCATTTTTACAATATGTTTTTTTAATAATTCTATTTGAGAATTAAAAGGAAACCCATTTATAGTTGCATATACTTTTTTACCTCTTGCATGAGCATAATCAATACCCTCTTTGAAAGATTCAAAAGTAAACTCTTTTCCTGCTCTAATTCTTAAGCTAAAATGACTAACTCCACCATAAACTGCATCTGCACCATATGCAAATGCGATTTTTAATTTTTCTAAGTTACCCGCTGGAGATAGTAATTCTATATCTTTTTTATCCATATTAATCCCTTGTGCACCTTTTGCACATATATTTTTTCGCAATTATATCAAAAGTTTTTATAAAAAAGATTTTACTGGAAAGTTAAAAATATTATATAAATAAAAAGAAAGCTATAAAAATGAAAGAGCTTTAGAAGCTCTCCCACTCATCTTCATCTTTAGTATTAGAAGTAATAACTTTTGGTTCTTGTTTTTTTACAAAAGTTTTTTCTTCTTTTTTAACGCTTGGTTTAGTATGTGCTTCAACTACATCAATAGAAGCGCAATACTCAATTTTTATTTTGTCAAGACATTCAAATAATTTAGTTGTACAATCATCAACATCACCTGATATTTTTGCAAGTACTTTATTTGATGCTTTATTTGCATTTTCATCTATATACTCTTGTACTCTTTGATGTACACAAGCATGATACTCTTTTAAAGAGTTCCAATTTGAACTTTTTGTAAAAGGTGTACCTTTAGACTCTTCATGTGCTATCCATTTACCAAATTCACATTCTGTACATTTAGTAACGCTCCAAGATTTAATATCTTTTTGCCCTACTTTTGCAAAGTTTCTATCTTTGAAAGAGATATGGTCATTTTTTATTTTAGAGATTTTAAAAACTAAATCAATATCACAAATTTGTTTCTCTTTTGATTTATCAAATTTTGCTCTTTGTGAAATTTCATTTAAATTTCTAGAAAGATTTGATACACCTTCTGATAAAGAGCTTATTTCACTTGCTGAATTTGCATTAACTTGTGTTGCTCTATCAAGGTCATTAATAGTATCATTGATTTGAACAATTCCTTGTTCTTGCTCTTTACTTGCAGTTGATACAGAATCAATTAATCCAATAGTTTGTTCTATTTTCTCATTTAATTCATTATATCCACCAATCATTTTATTAGAAATCACTTTACCTTCATTTGCTTTTGATGTAGCAGTTTCAACTAACTCTTTTATCTCTTTTGCTGCTTCTGCACTTCTACTTGCAAGATTTCTAACTTCTTGTGCAACTACTGCAAATCCTTTTCCTGCTTCTCCAGCTGTTGCTGCTTCAACTGCTGCATTAAGTGATAAAATATTTGTTTGGAAGGCAATTTGGTCAATTACTGTAATTGCTTCATTAATTGCTGATACTTTATTATCTATATCTTCCATTGCTTGAGTTGTTTCAGTTGCTAGATTTTTTCCAACTTTTGAAGAGTTATTTAAATCATTTGCCAAAATTGACATTTCATCTACTTTTGCTGTACTTGATTTAATAATAGAAGTAATCTCTTCAATAGCAGCAGCTGTCTCTTCTAAACTTGCAGCTTGTTCATTTGCTGATTTTGCAAGTTTTGTTACTTCTGTTGATAAAATATTTGTATCTTCATTTAACTTTTTACCACTTGTTGTAATCATTGCTAAAAATTCTGATACAGTATTTCCAATAAATGTTGTACTTGTAGAAATAGAACCAACTATACCATTTGCAGTATGATGTTCATCTTGATTTGTTTTATAATCAAAGTTTGAGTTTCCATACTCTACTAATATATTATTAATCTCTTCAAGTTTTTCATTTGTTTTATCTATCATTGAATTAATAGATTGTTTTAGTTTTTGAATTAATGGATTTGATGAATCACCATGCACTTTATAAACATAAAATCCATTATTTACTTTTTGAATTACATCTTCAACTTCTTCAATAACTTTTTCATCTTGTTTATATCCCTCTTTTAAATTATTTATATAACCATTGAAGCTATCAACGACTTTTCCTATCTCATCATCTGAATCTTTTTTTATTGTTCTATTTTTTGAATCAGTTGATAACTCTTTTATTGCATTATCTAAATTATCAAGAGGTTTTATAATTGCTTTTTTAATCAAATATGTATAAATAAGATAAATTAACACAACTGCAATCAAAGAATATAATAAAATATTTTTAACTATTTCACTAATTTCTGAGTGCGTTACTTCTTCCATTTTTACTATTTCATTTTGAATATCAGTTACATATGCACCTGTTCCAATTATCCAATCCCAAGGACCAAATTTTTGAACATAAGAGAATTTTTCTTGTGGTTTATCAACACCAGGTTTTGGCCATAAATATTTTACAAGACCACCCTCTTCATCTTTATTTGCAACTTTAGACATCTCTTTAAATAAATGCATGTCATTTTTATCTTTTATATTTGATAAATCTTTACCATCAAGTTGTGGTTTAAATGGATGCATAATCATATTAGGATGAGAATCATTTATCCAAAAATATCCATTTTTACCATATCTCATTTTTGATATAGCAGCAAGTGCTTCTTCTTGGATTTTTTTAGTTACATCTGAAACATAAGCGCCAGTTCCAATAACCCAATAAAAAGGTTTAAATAATTTTACATAAGATACTTTTGGTTGAGGCTTGTCAAAACCTGGTTTTGGCCATACATAATCAACAAATCCAGA
This genomic interval carries:
- a CDS encoding methyl-accepting chemotaxis protein, with the translated sequence MLGKISIKAKLLVLAFLTIVILAFIISMESIVSINKFSKTSVENYKKEAYAKKEAELKNYVSLAIKTVSSYNERTSIDKIKIEVQDYLQEQSSFIFSILESEYEKQKNKMSSNELKEHLRTIVKNSRYGDSGYFWINDTDAVIVMHPTKPQLDGKDLSNFQDKNGKKIFSVFAKIAKENESGFVDYVWPKPGFDKPQPKVSYVKLFKPFYWVIGTGAYVSDVTKKIQEEALAAISKMRYGKNGYFWINDSHPNMIMHPFKPQLDGKDLSNIKDKNDMHLFKEMSKVANKDEEGGLVKYLWPKPGVDKPQEKFSYVQKFGPWDWIIGTGAYVTDIQNEIVKMEEVTHSEISEIVKNILLYSLIAVVLIYLIYTYLIKKAIIKPLDNLDNAIKELSTDSKNRTIKKDSDDEIGKVVDSFNGYINNLKEGYKQDEKVIEEVEDVIQKVNNGFYVYKVHGDSSNPLIQKLKQSINSMIDKTNEKLEEINNILVEYGNSNFDYKTNQDEHHTANGIVGSISTSTTFIGNTVSEFLAMITTSGKKLNEDTNILSTEVTKLAKSANEQAASLEETAAAIEEITSIIKSSTAKVDEMSILANDLNNSSKVGKNLATETTQAMEDIDNKVSAINEAITVIDQIAFQTNILSLNAAVEAATAGEAGKGFAVVAQEVRNLASRSAEAAKEIKELVETATSKANEGKVISNKMIGGYNELNEKIEQTIGLIDSVSTASKEQEQGIVQINDTINDLDRATQVNANSASEISSLSEGVSNLSRNLNEISQRAKFDKSKEKQICDIDLVFKISKIKNDHISFKDRNFAKVGQKDIKSWSVTKCTECEFGKWIAHEESKGTPFTKSSNWNSLKEYHACVHQRVQEYIDENANKASNKVLAKISGDVDDCTTKLFECLDKIKIEYCASIDVVEAHTKPSVKKEEKTFVKKQEPKVITSNTKDEDEWESF